One Xenopus tropicalis strain Nigerian chromosome 8, UCB_Xtro_10.0, whole genome shotgun sequence genomic window carries:
- the LOC116406875 gene encoding protein kinase C theta type-like gives MATYTFPFTSPMGKQLSPLTDEPFYPSWLSDELVDLLQALLEKDHHLRLGKNGKIREHPFFRCIDWVKLENRQLTPPFQLAVRSVKNFRDSEGESPFFSRKIFLNKRNRVLEEFSFLDPDLQE, from the exons ATGGCCACCTACACATTCCCATTTACCAGCCCAATGGGGAAACAACTATCTCCACTCACGGATGAGCCCTTTTATCCCAGCTGGCTCAGTGATGAACTGGTGGACCTCCTGCAAGCG cTATTGGAGAAAGACCATCATCTTCGTCTTGGCAAAAACGGGAAGATCAGGGAGCACCCTTTCTTTCGTTGTATtgactgggtgaaactggaaaatcGCCAACTAACACCACCTTTCCAGCTAGCAGTG CGATCAGTTAAGAACTTCAGGGACTCTGAAGGAGAGTCaccatttttttcaagaaaaatattCTTGAACAAAAGAAACAGAGTCCTAGAGGAGTTCTCCTTCCTGGATCCCGACTTGCAGGAGTGA